In Ascaphus truei isolate aAscTru1 chromosome 5, aAscTru1.hap1, whole genome shotgun sequence, one genomic interval encodes:
- the CPSF6 gene encoding cleavage and polyadenylation specificity factor subunit 6 isoform X9, with protein MADGVDHIDIYADVGEEFNQEAEYGSHEQLELYEDVISPSANNGDAPEDRDYMDSLAASVSDDGGKGSAPNVVYTYTGKRIALYIGNLTWWTTDEDLTDSVHSLGVSDILEIKFFENRANGQSKGFALICVGSESSSKKLLDLLPKRELHGQNPVVTPCNKLFLSQFEMQSRKTATQAGQMSGEGKAGPPGINARLPFPPGGRGRGRFPNSGPGGDRFPGPAGPGGPPPPHFPGMNPPRPPMCPPGPLGLPCLPPPGQQLPPPLPGPPNRGDRPPPPVLFPGQPYGQPPLVPLPPGPPPPVYGPPPGPPPPQQGPPPLPGPFPPRPPGPPMALGPPPHLPGPPPGGPPPAPHVNPNFFPPPGNSGMPTSDSRGPPPPDPYGRPPPYDRGDYGPAGRDMDPSRTPLSEAEFEEIMNRNRAISSSAISRAVSDASAGDYGSAIETLVTAISLIKQSKVSADDRCKVLISSLQDCLHGIESKSYGSGSRRERSRERDHSRSREKSRRHKSRSRDRHDDYYRERSRERERHRDRERDRDRERDREREYRHR; from the exons ATGGCGGACGGTGTGGATCATATCGACATCTACGCGGACGTGGGAGAAGAGTTTAACCAG GAGGCTGAATATGGTTCGCACGAGCAATTAGAATTGTATGAAGATGTCATCTCGCCATCTGCAAATAATGGGGATGCTCCTGAGGACCGGGATTACATGGACTCTCTAGCAGCATCTGTTTCAGATGACGGGGGAAAAGGATCCGCTCCTAACGTTGTATATACCTACACTGGGAAAAGAATTGCATTGTACATTGGAAATCTAACGTGG TGGACAACAGATGAAGACTTGACAGATTCTGTTCATTCTCTAGGAGTTAGTGATATTTTggaaataaagttttttgaaaaCCGGGCTAATGGCCAGTCAAAGGG GTTTGCACTAATATGTGTTGGCTCTGAATCGTCATCCAAGAAGCTCCTGGATCTATTGCCTAAAAGAGAGTTGCACGGCCAGAATCCAGTTGTAACACCGTGCAACAAGCTGTTCCTCAGTCAGTTTGAAATGCAGTCGAGGAAAA CAGCGACACAGGCTGGCCAGATGTCTGGAGAGGGGAAAGCTGGTCCCCCTGGTATCAATGCTCGATTACCATTTCCCCCTGGCGGCAGGGGGAGGGGCCGCTTCCCTAATTCAGGACCTGGTGGCGACCGCTTTCCTGGACCTGCTGGACCCGGAGGGCCTCCACCACCACACTTTCCAG GGATGAATCCTCCAAGACCCCCCATGTGCCCTCCAGGTCCTCTAGGACTTCCTTGCCTCCCTCCACCTGGGCAACAGCTTCCTCCTCCATTACCTGGTCCTCCAAATCGGGGTGACCGACCTCCACCCCCAGTTTTATTTCCTGGACAGCCGTACGGTCAACCACCCTTGGTTCCACTTCCACCTGGTCCCCCACCTCCTGTCTACGGCCCTCCACCTGGTCCTCCCCCTCCTCAGCAAGGTCCACCTCCACTCCCTGGTCCCTTCCCACCTCGCCCACCTGGTCCTCCAATGGCACTTGgtccacctccccatttaccaggcccacctccaggaGGACCACCACCGGCTCCACATGTGAATCCCAACTTCTTTCCACCACCTGGAAACAGTGGCATGCCTACATCGGATAGTCGTGGACCCCCACCACCAGACCCATATGGTCGACCGCCGCCTTATGACAGAGGAGACTATGGGCCAGCAGGCAG AGACATGGATCCTTCTAGAACACCCCTAAGTGAAGCGGAGTTTGAAGAAATAATGAATCGCAACAGGGCAATTTCCAGCAGTGCCATTTCAAGAGCTGTTTCTGATGCCAGTGCGG GGGACTATGGAAGTGCTATTGAAACATTGGTAACTGCTATTTCTTTAATTAAACAATCCAAAGTATCTGCTGATGACCGTTGCAAAGTGCTCATAAGCTCTCTGCAGGATTGCCTTCATGGAATTGAATCAAAGTCTTATGGTTCGGGGTCTAG ACGTGAGCGGTCCAGAGAAAGGGACCACAGTAGGTCACGAGAAAAGAGCAGGCGCCACAAATCCCGTAGCAGAGATCGCCACGATGACTATTACCGAGAAAGAAGTCGGGAGCGGGAGAGACACCGTGATCGGGAGCGGGACCGTGACAGAgaacgggacagggagagagagtatcGCCACCGTTAA
- the CPSF6 gene encoding cleavage and polyadenylation specificity factor subunit 6 isoform X8, with product MADGVDHIDIYADVGEEFNQEAEYGSHEQLELYEDVISPSANNGDAPEDRDYMDSLAASVSDDGGKGSAPNVVYTYTGKRIALYIGNLTWWTTDEDLTDSVHSLGVSDILEIKFFENRANGQSKGFALICVGSESSSKKLLDLLPKRELHGQNPVVTPCNKLFLSQFEMQSRKTATQAGQMSGEGKAGPPGINARLPFPPGGRGRGRFPNSGPGGDRFPGPAGPGGPPPPHFPGMNPPRPPMCPPGPLGLPCLPPPGQQLPPPLPGPPNRGDRPPPPVLFPGQPYGQPPLVPLPPGPPPPVYGPPPGPPPPQQGPPPLPGPFPPRPPGPPMALGPPPHLPGPPPGGPPPAPHVNPNFFPPPGNSGMPTSDSRGPPPPDPYGRPPPYDRGDYGPAGRDMDPSRTPLSEAEFEEIMNRNRAISSSAISRAVSDASAGDYGSAIETLVTAISLIKQSKVSADDRCKVLISSLQDCLHGIESKSYGSGSRRRERSRERDHSRSREKSRRHKSRSRDRHDDYYRERSRERERHRDRERDRDRERDREREYRHR from the exons ATGGCGGACGGTGTGGATCATATCGACATCTACGCGGACGTGGGAGAAGAGTTTAACCAG GAGGCTGAATATGGTTCGCACGAGCAATTAGAATTGTATGAAGATGTCATCTCGCCATCTGCAAATAATGGGGATGCTCCTGAGGACCGGGATTACATGGACTCTCTAGCAGCATCTGTTTCAGATGACGGGGGAAAAGGATCCGCTCCTAACGTTGTATATACCTACACTGGGAAAAGAATTGCATTGTACATTGGAAATCTAACGTGG TGGACAACAGATGAAGACTTGACAGATTCTGTTCATTCTCTAGGAGTTAGTGATATTTTggaaataaagttttttgaaaaCCGGGCTAATGGCCAGTCAAAGGG GTTTGCACTAATATGTGTTGGCTCTGAATCGTCATCCAAGAAGCTCCTGGATCTATTGCCTAAAAGAGAGTTGCACGGCCAGAATCCAGTTGTAACACCGTGCAACAAGCTGTTCCTCAGTCAGTTTGAAATGCAGTCGAGGAAAA CAGCGACACAGGCTGGCCAGATGTCTGGAGAGGGGAAAGCTGGTCCCCCTGGTATCAATGCTCGATTACCATTTCCCCCTGGCGGCAGGGGGAGGGGCCGCTTCCCTAATTCAGGACCTGGTGGCGACCGCTTTCCTGGACCTGCTGGACCCGGAGGGCCTCCACCACCACACTTTCCAG GGATGAATCCTCCAAGACCCCCCATGTGCCCTCCAGGTCCTCTAGGACTTCCTTGCCTCCCTCCACCTGGGCAACAGCTTCCTCCTCCATTACCTGGTCCTCCAAATCGGGGTGACCGACCTCCACCCCCAGTTTTATTTCCTGGACAGCCGTACGGTCAACCACCCTTGGTTCCACTTCCACCTGGTCCCCCACCTCCTGTCTACGGCCCTCCACCTGGTCCTCCCCCTCCTCAGCAAGGTCCACCTCCACTCCCTGGTCCCTTCCCACCTCGCCCACCTGGTCCTCCAATGGCACTTGgtccacctccccatttaccaggcccacctccaggaGGACCACCACCGGCTCCACATGTGAATCCCAACTTCTTTCCACCACCTGGAAACAGTGGCATGCCTACATCGGATAGTCGTGGACCCCCACCACCAGACCCATATGGTCGACCGCCGCCTTATGACAGAGGAGACTATGGGCCAGCAGGCAG AGACATGGATCCTTCTAGAACACCCCTAAGTGAAGCGGAGTTTGAAGAAATAATGAATCGCAACAGGGCAATTTCCAGCAGTGCCATTTCAAGAGCTGTTTCTGATGCCAGTGCGG GGGACTATGGAAGTGCTATTGAAACATTGGTAACTGCTATTTCTTTAATTAAACAATCCAAAGTATCTGCTGATGACCGTTGCAAAGTGCTCATAAGCTCTCTGCAGGATTGCCTTCATGGAATTGAATCAAAGTCTTATGGTTCGGGGTCTAG AAGACGTGAGCGGTCCAGAGAAAGGGACCACAGTAGGTCACGAGAAAAGAGCAGGCGCCACAAATCCCGTAGCAGAGATCGCCACGATGACTATTACCGAGAAAGAAGTCGGGAGCGGGAGAGACACCGTGATCGGGAGCGGGACCGTGACAGAgaacgggacagggagagagagtatcGCCACCGTTAA
- the CPSF6 gene encoding cleavage and polyadenylation specificity factor subunit 6 isoform X2 — MADGVDHIDIYADVGEEFNQAVWTRAQQLLAVNQNEAEYGSHEQLELYEDVISPSANNGDAPEDRDYMDSLAASVSDDGGKGSAPNVVYTYTGKRIALYIGNLTWWTTDEDLTDSVHSLGVSDILEIKFFENRANGQSKGFALICVGSESSSKKLLDLLPKRELHGQNPVVTPCNKLFLSQFEMQSRKTATQAGQMSGEGKAGPPGINARLPFPPGGRGRGRFPNSGPGGDRFPGPAGPGGPPPPHFPGMNPPRPPMCPPGPLGLPCLPPPGQQLPPPLPGPPNRGDRPPPPVLFPGQPYGQPPLVPLPPGPPPPVYGPPPGPPPPQQGPPPLPGPFPPRPPGPPMALGPPPHLPGPPPGGPPPAPHVNPNFFPPPGNSGMPTSDSRGPPPPDPYGRPPPYDRGDYGPAGRPVVYYRDMDPSRTPLSEAEFEEIMNRNRAISSSAISRAVSDASAGDYGSAIETLVTAISLIKQSKVSADDRCKVLISSLQDCLHGIESKSYGSGSRRERSRERDHSRSREKSRRHKSRSRDRHDDYYRERSRERERHRDRERDRDRERDREREYRHR; from the exons ATGGCGGACGGTGTGGATCATATCGACATCTACGCGGACGTGGGAGAAGAGTTTAACCAG GCTGTTTGGACTCGAGCACAACAACTCCTTGCAGTGAACCAAAAT GAGGCTGAATATGGTTCGCACGAGCAATTAGAATTGTATGAAGATGTCATCTCGCCATCTGCAAATAATGGGGATGCTCCTGAGGACCGGGATTACATGGACTCTCTAGCAGCATCTGTTTCAGATGACGGGGGAAAAGGATCCGCTCCTAACGTTGTATATACCTACACTGGGAAAAGAATTGCATTGTACATTGGAAATCTAACGTGG TGGACAACAGATGAAGACTTGACAGATTCTGTTCATTCTCTAGGAGTTAGTGATATTTTggaaataaagttttttgaaaaCCGGGCTAATGGCCAGTCAAAGGG GTTTGCACTAATATGTGTTGGCTCTGAATCGTCATCCAAGAAGCTCCTGGATCTATTGCCTAAAAGAGAGTTGCACGGCCAGAATCCAGTTGTAACACCGTGCAACAAGCTGTTCCTCAGTCAGTTTGAAATGCAGTCGAGGAAAA CAGCGACACAGGCTGGCCAGATGTCTGGAGAGGGGAAAGCTGGTCCCCCTGGTATCAATGCTCGATTACCATTTCCCCCTGGCGGCAGGGGGAGGGGCCGCTTCCCTAATTCAGGACCTGGTGGCGACCGCTTTCCTGGACCTGCTGGACCCGGAGGGCCTCCACCACCACACTTTCCAG GGATGAATCCTCCAAGACCCCCCATGTGCCCTCCAGGTCCTCTAGGACTTCCTTGCCTCCCTCCACCTGGGCAACAGCTTCCTCCTCCATTACCTGGTCCTCCAAATCGGGGTGACCGACCTCCACCCCCAGTTTTATTTCCTGGACAGCCGTACGGTCAACCACCCTTGGTTCCACTTCCACCTGGTCCCCCACCTCCTGTCTACGGCCCTCCACCTGGTCCTCCCCCTCCTCAGCAAGGTCCACCTCCACTCCCTGGTCCCTTCCCACCTCGCCCACCTGGTCCTCCAATGGCACTTGgtccacctccccatttaccaggcccacctccaggaGGACCACCACCGGCTCCACATGTGAATCCCAACTTCTTTCCACCACCTGGAAACAGTGGCATGCCTACATCGGATAGTCGTGGACCCCCACCACCAGACCCATATGGTCGACCGCCGCCTTATGACAGAGGAGACTATGGGCCAGCAGGCAG ACCTGTCGTGTATTACAGAGACATGGATCCTTCTAGAACACCCCTAAGTGAAGCGGAGTTTGAAGAAATAATGAATCGCAACAGGGCAATTTCCAGCAGTGCCATTTCAAGAGCTGTTTCTGATGCCAGTGCGG GGGACTATGGAAGTGCTATTGAAACATTGGTAACTGCTATTTCTTTAATTAAACAATCCAAAGTATCTGCTGATGACCGTTGCAAAGTGCTCATAAGCTCTCTGCAGGATTGCCTTCATGGAATTGAATCAAAGTCTTATGGTTCGGGGTCTAG ACGTGAGCGGTCCAGAGAAAGGGACCACAGTAGGTCACGAGAAAAGAGCAGGCGCCACAAATCCCGTAGCAGAGATCGCCACGATGACTATTACCGAGAAAGAAGTCGGGAGCGGGAGAGACACCGTGATCGGGAGCGGGACCGTGACAGAgaacgggacagggagagagagtatcGCCACCGTTAA